One genomic segment of Desulfofundulus luciae includes these proteins:
- the cobK gene encoding precorrin-6A reductase, with protein sequence MILVLSGTADGRLIVQDLVASGYTVLASAATPYGGELLARHGAEIITGPLALDEMVALIKKRRIELLVDATHPYAQRVSEIARQACAQTQIPYLRYQRGETNLPRHPLIHCTAGYEEAAQQATRLGKVIFLTTGSKTLDIFLTAARRHGCRLVVRVLPEPAVIQRCRRLGLSPADIVAMQGPFSLELNRALFKQYGAEVVVTKNSGVVGGTDTKIAAALELALPVVVINRPREQDGAITTREELLEKIRKRKDVHEA encoded by the coding sequence ATGATTCTGGTCTTAAGCGGCACCGCCGACGGACGCCTGATTGTACAGGACCTGGTAGCCAGCGGTTACACTGTGCTGGCCTCGGCAGCCACGCCGTACGGCGGAGAGCTGCTGGCCCGGCACGGCGCCGAGATCATTACCGGCCCCCTGGCCCTGGACGAAATGGTTGCCCTGATCAAAAAACGCCGCATTGAGCTTTTAGTTGATGCCACCCACCCCTACGCCCAGCGGGTCTCTGAAATTGCCCGCCAGGCCTGTGCCCAAACACAAATCCCTTACCTGCGCTACCAGCGGGGGGAAACCAATTTGCCCCGGCACCCCTTGATCCATTGTACCGCCGGTTATGAGGAAGCAGCTCAACAAGCCACGCGTTTGGGAAAAGTAATTTTTCTTACCACGGGCAGCAAAACCCTGGATATCTTTTTAACTGCCGCCCGCCGGCATGGATGCCGCCTGGTGGTACGGGTACTCCCCGAACCTGCGGTAATCCAGCGCTGCCGCCGGCTGGGACTGAGCCCCGCCGATATTGTAGCCATGCAGGGCCCCTTTAGCCTGGAACTGAATCGTGCCCTGTTCAAACAATATGGGGCCGAGGTGGTAGTCACCAAAAACAGCGGGGTCGTGGGGGGTACAGATACCAAGATAGCGGCGGCACTGGAACTGGCCCTGCCGGTGGTGGTGATTAACCGGCCCCGGGAGCAGGACGGGGCAATAACCACTCGGGAAGAACTCCTGGAGAAAATCCGTAAAAGAAAGGATGTTCATGAGGCATGA
- a CDS encoding transglycosylase domain-containing protein, whose protein sequence is MKRMLLLLLILAGLVTGCTSLALPHELPTPSKVFDAQGRLIATLSPQRRIPVPLKDISPYMQQAIVAIEDARFYQHHGIDPVGLLRALYHNIRAGKIVEGGSTITQQLAKNMFLGPERTARRKIKELWLTIQMERRYSKQEILQMYLNQIYFGQGAYGIEMAARTYFDKSARELDLGESAMLAGIVRAPSLYNPATNLNGVRERQSLVLQRMVELGIITPEEAMEARQKPLHPRNRLVEQTRAAYFVAEIVKYLQEKFPDQPDLAYTGGLHIYTTLDLDVQEAAEKTFQEGFAQQDPALEGALVAYDPRTGHVKAMIGGKDFSRSQFNRALARSQPGSAFKPFLYAAAIDRGYTAATTLECKPVSYEIPGQPPYQPRDFNGGYHNRPFTLKEALYTSDNVVAVELNNRLKPQTLVAYARRMGIASPLRPYLSLALGTSEVTPLEMVRAYGPLANGGVLARPLLITKILDQKGRVLEENSPQLQQVLDPKTAYIVTDMLKGVLQPGGTAEAAGALLDRPAAGKTGTTAHFRDAWFVGYTPQLVTAVYIGYDDKSRAVGATGGQLAAPLWARFMAAALRDEPKDDFPVPEDIVFIDICANDGLRATPFSSRVIKAAFVKGTEPILPSFWGSITPWGLKLRDLLQQDVNFLPEELWKNLKDLDPGMEKENY, encoded by the coding sequence ATGAAAAGAATGCTTTTGCTGCTCCTCATTCTAGCGGGCCTGGTCACCGGATGTACAAGCCTGGCCCTGCCGCATGAATTACCCACTCCTTCGAAAGTATTCGATGCCCAGGGGCGGCTGATTGCCACCCTTTCTCCCCAAAGGCGTATACCGGTACCCTTAAAAGACATCTCCCCTTACATGCAGCAGGCCATAGTGGCTATTGAAGATGCCCGCTTTTACCAGCACCACGGTATTGACCCGGTAGGCCTTTTGCGCGCTCTATATCATAATATTCGGGCGGGGAAAATAGTGGAGGGGGGAAGTACCATTACCCAGCAACTGGCCAAAAACATGTTCCTTGGGCCGGAACGGACCGCCAGGCGCAAAATAAAGGAATTGTGGTTAACCATCCAGATGGAAAGGCGTTATAGTAAACAGGAAATACTGCAGATGTATCTGAACCAGATTTATTTTGGCCAGGGGGCCTACGGCATTGAAATGGCCGCCCGCACATATTTTGATAAGTCGGCCCGGGAACTGGATCTGGGTGAGAGTGCCATGCTGGCTGGAATTGTTCGGGCACCCAGCCTGTATAACCCGGCAACCAATCTGAACGGCGTCAGGGAAAGGCAATCACTGGTTCTCCAGCGTATGGTGGAACTGGGCATAATTACTCCTGAAGAGGCCATGGAAGCCAGGCAGAAGCCCCTGCACCCCCGAAACCGGCTGGTCGAACAAACCCGCGCCGCTTACTTTGTAGCTGAAATAGTGAAATACTTGCAGGAAAAATTTCCCGACCAACCGGACCTGGCTTATACAGGCGGGCTGCATATATACACCACACTGGATTTAGATGTGCAAGAAGCGGCAGAAAAAACATTCCAGGAGGGCTTTGCGCAACAGGATCCGGCACTGGAAGGAGCCCTGGTGGCCTATGATCCCCGAACCGGCCATGTCAAAGCCATGATTGGAGGCAAAGACTTCAGCCGGTCCCAGTTTAACCGGGCCCTGGCCAGAAGTCAGCCGGGCTCGGCCTTTAAACCTTTTCTTTATGCCGCCGCCATCGACCGGGGCTACACGGCAGCCACCACCCTGGAGTGCAAACCGGTTAGCTACGAAATACCGGGCCAACCACCTTACCAGCCGCGGGATTTTAACGGAGGCTATCATAACCGGCCCTTTACCCTCAAAGAGGCCCTCTACACATCGGATAATGTGGTGGCTGTGGAACTGAATAACCGCCTGAAGCCGCAGACCCTGGTCGCATACGCCCGGCGTATGGGCATTGCGAGCCCCCTGAGGCCTTACCTTTCTCTGGCCCTGGGTACCTCGGAGGTGACTCCGCTGGAAATGGTCCGGGCATATGGCCCTCTAGCCAATGGAGGTGTACTGGCCAGACCTTTGTTGATTACCAAAATCCTGGACCAAAAGGGCAGGGTGCTGGAAGAAAACAGCCCTCAACTACAACAGGTACTTGACCCTAAAACGGCCTATATTGTTACCGACATGCTGAAAGGGGTGCTCCAACCGGGAGGCACGGCGGAAGCGGCCGGCGCCCTCCTGGACCGGCCGGCGGCGGGGAAAACCGGAACCACCGCCCATTTCCGGGATGCCTGGTTTGTCGGTTATACTCCGCAACTGGTAACCGCCGTGTATATCGGTTACGACGATAAATCGAGAGCGGTGGGAGCCACCGGAGGTCAGCTGGCCGCCCCGCTCTGGGCCAGGTTCATGGCCGCGGCTCTACGGGATGAACCTAAGGACGATTTCCCCGTACCCGAAGACATTGTCTTTATCGACATTTGCGCCAATGATGGGCTGCGGGCCACCCCTTTCAGTTCCCGGGTGATTAAGGCAGCCTTTGTGAAAGGCACGGAACCAATCCTCCCCAGTTTCTGGGGCAGCATCACCCCCTGGGGTTTAAAACTGCGGGACCTGCTGCAACAGGACGTGAACTTCTTACCGGAAGAATTATGGAAAAATTTAAAGGATCTCGACCCTGGCATGGAGAAGGAGAATTATTGA
- the cbiT gene encoding precorrin-6Y C5,15-methyltransferase (decarboxylating) subunit CbiT — translation MKKAWPYVTPGIPDDLFIRGSIPMTKEEIRAVTLAKARLGPGQVVWDIGSGTGSIAIEAARLIGDGIVYAVEQKPAALELIRENMRRFAQKNIQVVEGRAPEALLQLPPPHRVFIGGSGGQLGEIVQLLAERLAPGARLVINALTLETLTRALTLLGPPWEKEVVQVSVTRTVSRGHYHLMHALNPVWIITAQKEGGEGVG, via the coding sequence ATGAAAAAAGCTTGGCCCTATGTGACTCCGGGGATTCCCGATGACCTGTTTATCCGGGGGAGTATCCCCATGACCAAGGAAGAAATTCGCGCCGTCACCCTGGCCAAGGCCCGGCTGGGACCGGGCCAGGTGGTGTGGGATATTGGCAGTGGCACCGGCTCCATTGCCATCGAAGCAGCCCGGCTAATCGGTGACGGCATCGTTTATGCCGTAGAGCAAAAGCCCGCGGCACTGGAGCTGATCCGGGAAAACATGCGTCGCTTTGCCCAGAAGAACATCCAGGTGGTGGAAGGCCGTGCCCCTGAGGCACTGCTCCAGCTCCCGCCCCCCCACCGGGTATTTATCGGCGGCTCGGGCGGCCAGTTAGGGGAGATAGTCCAGTTGCTGGCGGAAAGGCTTGCTCCGGGGGCAAGACTGGTCATCAACGCCCTGACCCTGGAAACACTAACCCGGGCCCTCACTTTGCTAGGCCCTCCCTGGGAAAAAGAGGTGGTGCAGGTTTCCGTAACCCGCACGGTATCCCGGGGCCATTATCATCTGATGCATGCTTTAAACCCTGTGTGGATCATCACTGCCCAAAAGGAGGGGGGTGAGGGTGTTGGGTAA
- a CDS encoding Asp23/Gls24 family envelope stress response protein, translated as MEVYALVGPSGTGKSFRAIATAHECGAELIIDDGLLIKGNRILGGISAKRQSTRIGAIKTALFMDEEHARQARAVLEKVKPSRVLILGTSVGMVEKIAARLGLPPVSRIISIEEIASPREIRQALTMRARYSKHVIPAPTVEVKKRFPDIFTDSLRIFLGRKGPQGKRSWLEQSVVRPTFTYYGKLTITTSALVAIVSRAAEEVPGVKSAGRVTVQRDVDGVVIEVHPVLYYGCILNQVGREIQVAVKRRVEEMTGLVVKSVNILVRELSFPRGKEPV; from the coding sequence GTGGAAGTTTACGCCCTGGTAGGTCCCAGCGGCACCGGGAAGAGTTTCCGGGCCATTGCTACCGCTCATGAATGTGGCGCAGAATTGATCATTGACGACGGTCTTTTGATTAAAGGCAATCGAATCCTGGGGGGTATATCGGCAAAACGACAGTCAACCCGTATTGGAGCCATTAAGACCGCCCTTTTCATGGACGAAGAGCACGCCCGGCAGGCCCGGGCAGTGCTGGAAAAGGTAAAACCGTCCCGGGTTCTAATTCTGGGCACTTCGGTTGGGATGGTGGAAAAAATTGCCGCCAGGTTGGGCCTGCCACCGGTTTCCCGGATCATTTCCATTGAGGAAATAGCTTCTCCCCGGGAAATCCGTCAGGCCCTGACCATGCGCGCCCGGTACAGTAAACATGTCATTCCCGCTCCCACGGTGGAGGTCAAAAAAAGATTTCCAGATATATTTACCGATTCCTTAAGGATTTTTCTGGGTCGTAAAGGTCCGCAGGGTAAGCGTAGCTGGCTGGAACAATCGGTGGTGCGCCCCACCTTTACCTATTATGGTAAACTAACCATCACCACCAGCGCTCTGGTGGCTATTGTATCCCGGGCGGCAGAAGAAGTGCCGGGAGTAAAAAGTGCCGGGCGGGTGACCGTACAGAGGGATGTGGACGGGGTAGTTATCGAGGTGCATCCGGTCTTATACTACGGTTGCATATTAAACCAGGTGGGCCGGGAAATCCAGGTAGCGGTGAAAAGGCGGGTGGAGGAAATGACCGGCTTGGTGGTCAAGTCCGTAAACATCCTGGTGCGGGAGTTGTCTTTCCCCCGGGGGAAAGAGCCGGTCTAA
- the cobJ gene encoding precorrin-3B C(17)-methyltransferase gives MVGTGPGSIEHLSPRALKALQEADVIAGYKTYIELIAPIVEGKEIISTGMTREVERCRAAIQRARGGQKVALVSSGDPGVYGMAGLALEILHRENLLDQVEVEIIPGITSATAAAALLGAPLMHDFVVMSLSDLLTPWEVIEKRLALAAQGDFVVVLYNPASHKRTSQIRRARELLLQHKKASTPVGIVRKAYRDGEEVVITDLEHMLDHPLDMFSIVIIGNNQTQRMGNFLVTPRGYAL, from the coding sequence GTGGTGGGAACGGGACCGGGAAGTATAGAACATTTAAGTCCAAGGGCATTGAAGGCCCTGCAGGAAGCCGACGTAATTGCCGGGTACAAAACCTATATTGAACTCATTGCCCCTATAGTGGAAGGGAAAGAAATCATCAGTACGGGTATGACCCGGGAAGTTGAGCGCTGCCGCGCGGCCATTCAGCGGGCCAGGGGAGGGCAGAAGGTAGCCCTGGTATCCAGCGGAGATCCTGGGGTTTACGGTATGGCCGGACTGGCTTTAGAAATCTTGCACCGGGAAAACCTGCTTGACCAGGTCGAGGTTGAGATCATCCCCGGCATCACCTCCGCTACCGCTGCAGCAGCTCTTCTGGGCGCACCATTGATGCACGACTTTGTGGTGATGAGTTTAAGCGACCTCCTGACCCCCTGGGAAGTAATTGAAAAAAGGCTGGCCCTGGCCGCCCAGGGGGACTTTGTGGTGGTTTTGTACAACCCGGCCAGCCACAAAAGAACATCCCAAATCCGCCGGGCCAGAGAACTCTTGCTCCAGCATAAAAAGGCCAGCACACCGGTGGGGATTGTTCGCAAAGCTTACCGGGACGGGGAAGAGGTGGTAATTACGGATCTGGAACATATGCTCGACCACCCCCTTGATATGTTTAGCATTGTGATCATTGGCAACAACCAGACCCAAAGGATGGGCAACTTTCTGGTTACACCCAGGGGATATGCCTTATGA
- a CDS encoding precorrin-8X methylmutase: protein MQLITNPRAIEEQSMRIIEDHLPDLARLPAGEKAIVKRVVHTTGDLSCAQLMRFHPRAVESGLSALRAGKPILTDVNMVRSGLIKDRLAALGVAVDCLINHPEVVTRARARGTTRAMVAMELGAQKIEGGIIAIGNAPTALFTLCRLISTGQAKPALVVGTPVGFVGAAESKEELISLDIPYITMTGTRGGSTIAAAVINALLIMA, encoded by the coding sequence ATGCAATTAATTACTAACCCCAGGGCCATTGAGGAGCAGAGTATGCGCATTATCGAGGATCATTTGCCCGACCTGGCCAGGCTGCCAGCAGGGGAAAAGGCTATTGTCAAGCGGGTGGTGCACACCACCGGCGATCTTTCCTGCGCCCAACTCATGCGTTTTCACCCCCGGGCTGTGGAAAGTGGTTTAAGTGCCCTCAGGGCGGGAAAACCCATCCTCACCGATGTCAACATGGTTCGCAGCGGCTTGATTAAAGATCGCCTGGCAGCCCTAGGGGTGGCAGTAGATTGTTTGATTAACCATCCGGAGGTGGTTACCCGCGCCCGGGCCAGGGGAACTACCCGGGCCATGGTAGCCATGGAACTGGGCGCCCAAAAAATAGAAGGAGGTATCATTGCCATTGGCAACGCTCCTACGGCGCTTTTCACCCTGTGCCGGTTGATCTCTACCGGACAGGCCAAACCGGCCCTTGTAGTGGGAACACCCGTCGGCTTCGTGGGCGCGGCTGAATCCAAAGAAGAATTGATATCTTTGGATATTCCTTACATCACTATGACCGGCACCAGAGGGGGCAGCACCATTGCTGCGGCAGTGATCAATGCCCTGTTAATCATGGCTTAA
- the cobM gene encoding precorrin-4 C(11)-methyltransferase has product MIYFIGAGPGDPELITVKGAKLLQEADVVIYAGSLVNPKILEYCRPGVEIYNSATMTRDEVLAVMRRAHQEQLTVARVHTGDPALYGAIQEQMDALAALGIPFKVVPGVSSFLAAAAAIPHELTLPGVTQTVILTRLEGRTPVPEREKLKELARHKSTMCIFLSVHQMDQVVEELLAGGYTPQTPALVVEKASWPEERLLRGTLADIADQVKEAGITRTALVLVGDVFNSPYQLSQLYDPQFCHGYRSSRT; this is encoded by the coding sequence GTGATTTACTTTATTGGTGCCGGACCGGGAGATCCCGAATTGATTACCGTTAAGGGAGCAAAGTTGCTGCAGGAGGCCGATGTAGTCATTTATGCCGGCTCCCTGGTAAATCCGAAAATACTGGAATATTGCCGCCCCGGAGTAGAGATATACAACAGCGCCACCATGACCCGGGATGAGGTGCTGGCCGTGATGCGCCGGGCACACCAGGAGCAATTAACTGTAGCCCGGGTACATACCGGTGACCCCGCTTTGTACGGGGCCATCCAGGAGCAAATGGATGCCCTAGCAGCCCTGGGCATACCTTTTAAGGTTGTGCCGGGAGTGAGCTCCTTTCTAGCTGCTGCGGCCGCCATCCCCCACGAACTGACCCTGCCGGGGGTAACCCAGACCGTGATCCTTACCCGGCTGGAAGGGCGCACCCCGGTACCCGAGCGGGAAAAACTAAAGGAACTGGCCCGCCACAAAAGCACCATGTGCATCTTTCTTTCCGTACACCAGATGGATCAGGTGGTTGAAGAACTGCTTGCCGGAGGTTATACCCCCCAAACCCCGGCGCTGGTAGTGGAAAAAGCCTCCTGGCCCGAGGAACGGTTGTTGCGGGGTACGCTGGCCGATATCGCTGATCAAGTCAAGGAAGCAGGCATCACCCGCACCGCCCTGGTGCTGGTGGGAGATGTTTTCAACTCCCCCTACCAGTTGTCGCAGCTCTATGACCCCCAATTCTGCCATGGTTACCGGAGTAGCAGGACATGA
- a CDS encoding cobalt-precorrin 5A hydrolase: MNIAVFAITKNGIDQAAKVSRHLQQAGHQVRMFRPARFPGEGEPFTGPVSRVVAKEFYRCQGLVFIMALGIVVRLLAPLIRDKRSDPAVVVMDERGQFVISTLSGHLGGANELAQHLAGALQAVPVITTATDVHGLPAVDVLARKYNLTMEPFTAVKQVNAALVNGEMVTLCSERPLPLTQTPSLRLIPWEDLPATRPQGWLVVITNRVMLLPHEKTLFLRPRNLVAGIGCRKEIAPERVRRALLHALDLARRSPASLRALATVDLRVQERGLQLVAREMGIPLFSFTREQIRSIFAQKPNLHHSSFVQGKIGVGGVCEPVALLAATPQAKLILPKTTWEGVTVALAEESYGWWERDREV, encoded by the coding sequence ATGAACATTGCCGTATTCGCCATTACCAAAAACGGTATCGACCAGGCGGCAAAGGTATCCCGGCATTTACAGCAAGCGGGGCACCAGGTGCGTATGTTCAGGCCCGCCCGTTTCCCGGGGGAGGGGGAACCCTTTACCGGTCCGGTGTCCCGGGTGGTGGCGAAGGAATTCTACCGGTGCCAAGGACTGGTCTTTATCATGGCTCTGGGCATTGTGGTGAGATTGCTTGCTCCCCTGATCAGGGATAAGCGCTCCGATCCGGCTGTAGTGGTCATGGATGAAAGGGGACAGTTCGTAATCAGCACTCTAAGCGGTCATCTGGGAGGAGCCAATGAGCTGGCCCAACATCTGGCCGGGGCTCTCCAGGCAGTGCCGGTGATCACCACCGCCACCGATGTACACGGCCTGCCCGCGGTGGACGTCCTGGCCCGCAAATATAACTTAACCATGGAACCATTCACCGCCGTAAAACAGGTGAATGCCGCCCTGGTAAACGGTGAGATGGTCACCCTTTGCAGCGAACGGCCCCTCCCTCTCACCCAAACCCCGAGCCTGCGGTTAATCCCGTGGGAAGACTTGCCCGCCACCCGGCCGCAAGGGTGGCTGGTGGTAATCACCAACCGCGTGATGTTGTTGCCCCATGAAAAGACCCTTTTCCTGAGGCCACGAAACCTGGTAGCCGGCATAGGCTGCCGCAAGGAAATAGCCCCGGAAAGGGTCAGACGAGCTCTTTTGCATGCCCTGGATCTTGCCCGGCGCAGCCCCGCCAGCCTGCGGGCACTGGCGACGGTGGACTTGCGGGTACAGGAACGGGGTTTGCAGTTGGTTGCCCGGGAGATGGGTATCCCCCTGTTCAGTTTTACGAGAGAACAAATTCGTTCCATTTTTGCTCAAAAACCCAACCTTCATCATTCATCCTTTGTCCAGGGAAAAATAGGAGTTGGTGGTGTATGCGAACCGGTTGCCCTGCTGGCAGCTACCCCCCAGGCCAAACTGATTCTCCCCAAAACCACATGGGAGGGCGTGACGGTAGCCTTAGCCGAGGAAAGCTATGGGTGGTGGGAACGGGACCGGGAAGTATAG
- a CDS encoding DUF3786 domain-containing protein — protein MVNQLNAFSEAMRNFVSLASEPEAVVLRTGASYDAQRKIFLLPYFGQIYEIDLTGNVQRQGSPGVVPYNDRTLILQYLCSASGLPPRGHWLSFLELPHGAHHNAPFHTDALNPLAEAFGTRLEDFYRATRHLGGEPVNMGDAGAKIPALPKLPLAVTIWAGDEEFPPRANILFDAVAPTHLTTAALWVLGVELAHKLIAFIQPARQAVDWLGKNPVKRQ, from the coding sequence ATGGTTAATCAGCTTAACGCCTTTAGTGAAGCAATGCGTAACTTTGTATCCCTGGCCAGCGAACCGGAAGCCGTGGTTTTACGCACCGGTGCCTCCTATGATGCCCAGAGAAAAATTTTCCTGTTACCATATTTTGGGCAGATTTACGAAATTGATCTCACCGGCAATGTGCAAAGGCAGGGATCCCCCGGAGTAGTACCCTACAACGACCGCACCCTGATTTTGCAATACCTGTGCTCGGCCAGCGGTTTGCCGCCCCGGGGGCATTGGTTGTCCTTCCTGGAATTACCCCACGGCGCCCACCACAACGCGCCCTTCCATACTGACGCCCTTAACCCCCTGGCGGAAGCCTTTGGCACCAGGCTGGAGGATTTTTACCGGGCCACCAGGCATCTGGGAGGCGAACCCGTGAACATGGGAGATGCGGGTGCTAAAATCCCGGCCCTGCCCAAACTGCCTCTGGCCGTCACCATCTGGGCCGGCGACGAGGAATTCCCGCCCCGGGCCAATATTCTTTTTGATGCCGTAGCCCCCACTCATTTAACCACCGCCGCCCTCTGGGTACTGGGTGTGGAACTGGCCCACAAGCTCATTGCCTTCATCCAGCCGGCACGGCAGGCCGTGGATTGGCTCGGGAAAAATCCTGTCAAGCGTCAGTGA
- the cobI gene encoding precorrin-2 C(20)-methyltransferase produces MLGKFYGIGVGPGDPELLTLKAYRVLQEVDVVCVPKSASDRESLALSIINKVIKRQFTTMELSFPMSRDRQILEEHWAMAGEMVAQLVREGQKVAFVTIGDPMFYSTYGYVRAYLQKNYPDLPVETIPGITAMSACAAALEEPLATGEENLAVIPAAYNLKRLEEVLDNFDNVVLMKVNRYFDRVLELLRDKGLTERAALVSRCGYPDQMVSRKVTDLAGKKLDYMSILVIHKGGR; encoded by the coding sequence GTGTTGGGTAAGTTTTACGGCATCGGCGTTGGTCCCGGGGATCCGGAGCTGCTCACCCTGAAGGCCTACCGTGTTTTACAAGAAGTGGATGTAGTGTGTGTACCCAAATCGGCCTCCGACCGGGAAAGCCTGGCCCTGTCTATCATCAACAAGGTTATCAAGCGCCAGTTTACAACCATGGAGTTATCCTTTCCCATGTCCCGGGATCGCCAAATACTCGAAGAGCACTGGGCCATGGCCGGTGAAATGGTGGCCCAGCTGGTACGGGAGGGGCAGAAGGTAGCCTTTGTCACCATCGGTGACCCGATGTTTTACAGTACCTATGGCTACGTACGGGCTTACCTGCAAAAAAATTATCCCGACCTGCCCGTGGAAACCATTCCGGGGATCACCGCCATGAGCGCCTGTGCGGCCGCGCTGGAAGAACCACTGGCCACAGGGGAAGAGAACCTAGCCGTAATACCAGCGGCCTATAACCTAAAGCGCCTGGAAGAGGTGTTGGACAACTTTGACAACGTGGTACTCATGAAGGTAAACCGTTATTTCGATCGGGTGTTGGAACTCTTACGGGATAAGGGTTTAACCGAACGAGCCGCCCTGGTGAGCCGCTGCGGTTACCCCGATCAAATGGTAAGCCGGAAGGTCACCGATCTGGCCGGCAAGAAGCTTGATTACATGTCGATCCTGGTCATCCACAAGGGAGGCCGTTAA
- a CDS encoding cell wall hydrolase: protein MGSKLTRYAGVVTFFLVLTWVAAGKQVEASTSWSSGSDLTHYKYMLCYTVRPGDTLYDIARIYDVPLAKLMDTNKLKDTIIRPGDVLLVPDRVSDNVPAVLSRGGISREELMLLARLIHAEARGESFTGQVAVGAVILNRVASPGFPKTIREVIFQKDQNVFQFSPVEDGSIYLEPDETAINAALEALAGRDPSNGALFFYNPRIATDRWIRTLPVVTRIGNHVFATKA, encoded by the coding sequence ATGGGCAGTAAACTAACCAGATATGCTGGCGTGGTTACCTTTTTTCTTGTGTTAACCTGGGTTGCGGCCGGAAAACAGGTAGAAGCCAGCACATCCTGGAGTAGTGGCAGCGACCTGACCCACTACAAATATATGCTTTGCTATACCGTCAGGCCAGGAGATACCCTGTACGATATAGCCAGAATTTACGATGTACCTCTGGCTAAACTGATGGATACGAATAAACTAAAGGACACCATCATCAGGCCAGGCGATGTATTGCTGGTACCGGACCGGGTCAGTGACAACGTCCCGGCAGTACTTTCCCGCGGAGGTATTTCCCGGGAGGAGTTGATGCTCCTGGCCAGGCTGATCCACGCCGAAGCCCGGGGGGAAAGCTTCACCGGTCAAGTGGCCGTGGGGGCAGTAATCCTCAACCGGGTAGCCAGTCCGGGCTTTCCCAAAACCATCCGGGAAGTAATCTTTCAGAAAGATCAAAACGTCTTTCAGTTTTCCCCGGTGGAGGACGGCTCCATCTACCTGGAACCGGACGAAACGGCCATTAATGCTGCTCTGGAGGCTCTGGCGGGGCGGGATCCGAGCAACGGAGCTTTGTTCTTCTATAACCCCCGTATTGCCACAGACCGCTGGATCCGCACCCTGCCGGTGGTCACCCGCATCGGCAACCATGTGTTCGCCACCAAAGCCTAA
- a CDS encoding sirohydrochlorin chelatase, which yields MKTGIILLVHGSRLPEAQATLHLLKELVAQESSYDLVEEASLQFNQPDLPAALATMAARGMKRVVVVPLFLSQGVHMKEDIPEILAREKARYPHMDIVMTGNIGAHRKLAEIIIERIREVSDQHAINY from the coding sequence ATGAAGACGGGTATCATTCTTTTGGTCCACGGCAGTCGCCTCCCGGAAGCCCAGGCTACCCTGCATCTTTTAAAGGAGCTGGTAGCCCAGGAAAGCTCCTATGATCTGGTGGAGGAAGCCTCCCTGCAATTCAACCAACCGGACTTACCGGCAGCTCTGGCTACCATGGCGGCCAGGGGAATGAAAAGAGTTGTGGTTGTACCCCTGTTCCTGTCGCAGGGGGTGCATATGAAAGAGGACATACCGGAAATTCTGGCCAGAGAGAAGGCCCGTTATCCCCACATGGATATTGTTATGACCGGCAATATCGGCGCCCACCGCAAACTGGCCGAAATAATCATAGAACGGATCCGGGAGGTAAGTGACCAGCATGCAATTAATTACTAA